TCGGCTACCCGGAGTGGTTCACCAGCCTGGCCACGGTGCGGCATTTCGGCTTTCTGTCGGCCACCGTTGGGTTGTTTCTGGTGATGCTGGTGGTGGCCTGGGTGTTCCTGCGCTTTCGCGCCGGTGGCCGCAACCTTTATGCCATGGGCGGCAGCCCGGAAGTGGCGCGGCTGTCCGGCATCAAGGTGCGGGCGATTACCTTGTGGGTGTACGCCATCAGCGGCGCCCTCGCCGGGATCGCCGCCGTGACCCTGGCAGCGCGCCTCGACTCGTCCCAACCCAGTGCCGGCCTGAGCCTGGAGCTGGACGCCATCGCCGCCGTGGTGATCGGCGGCGCCAGCCTCAGCGGCGGCGTCGGTAGCATCGGCGGCACGCTGGTGGGTGTGCTGATCATTGGCGTGTTGCGCAATGGCCTTAACCTGCTTGGCGTTTCCCCGTTCATTCAACAAGTGGTGATCGGCGTGGTCATCGCCCTCGCCGTGACCATCGACACCCTGCGACGCCGCTCCAGCACTGCCCGTTAAACCTGTTCGACAGTTGACACCCTCCAACAATAAAACCAGGAGTCACCGACATGTTCAGCCCCAAGAAACTGCTTATCGCCACTGCTCTGGCGGCCGCGACCCTCACCGCCACCGGCACCACCTGGGCCAAGGACCTGACCATCGGCCTGGCCGTGGCTAACCTTCAGGCGGACTTCTTCAACCAGATCAAGCAATCGGTGGAAGCCGAGGGCAAGGCCAAGGGGATCAAGGTGATCACCGTGGACGCCCAGGGCAACTCCTCCACCCAGGTCAGCCAGATTGAAGACCTGATCACCCGCCAGATCGACGTGCTGATCTACATTCCGGCCGGCGCCACCGCCGCCGGTGTACCGGTCAAAGCCGCCAAGGCCGCCGGCATCCCGGTGATCGCCGTGGACCGCAACGCCCCCGACGCTCCGGGCGATACCTTTATCGCCAGCGACAGCGTGGCCGGCGCCAAGACCCTGGCCGAATACGTGGGCAAGGTCACCGAAGGCAAGGGCCGCATCGCGATCCTGCAAGGCCAGCTCGGCACCACCCCGGAAAATGATCGCGCCAAGGGTTTCGAAGAGGGCCTCAAAGCCTTCCCAGACCTCAAGGTCGTGGCCCAGCAACCCGCCGAATGGGCCCAGGACAAAGGCTTTGCCGTGGCCCAGGACCTGCTTCAGCGTGACCCGAATATCACCGTATTCTTCGGCCGCGCCGACGCTATGGCCCTGGGCGCTGCCCAAGCGGTGAAAGTCGGCAACCTCGATCACAAAGTCGTGGTGGTCGGGTTTGACGGCGACGTCGCCGGGCTCAAGGCCGTCGAAAGCGGCGTGCTCAATGCGACCATGACCCAGCAGACCCAGAAAATGGGGCGCCTGGCCGTGGCCTCGGCGATTGACCTGAAGGCCGGCAAAGCCGTACCCAAGGAACAACTGCTGCCCACCGTGCTGACCACCAAAGAAAACGTCGCGCCGTTCCTGCAACAGCACCCGTAAGCCTTGGAGGTCGTCATGCAAGCAGCCGCTCTGGACACAGCCCACGCCGAACCGGTGCTGTGCCTGCGCAACATCAGCAAGGCCTACGGGCCGGTGCAGGTGCTGTCGCAGGTGAACGTGGATATTCGCCCTGGTGAAGTGCTGGCCCTGCTCGGTGAGAACGGTGCCGGTAAATCGACCTTGTCGTCGATCATCGCGGGCCTCGTGCAACCCGAAGCCGGGGGCAGCATGACCTGGCTCGGCGCGCCGTATGCACCCGCCTCGCCAGGCGCGGCGCTGAGCGCCGGTATCGGCCTGATCCACCAGGAAATCCGCCTGCTGCCGCAATTGTCGATCGCCGAGAACATCTTCGTCGGTCGCCTGCCCATGCGTCATGGGCGGGTCGACCGCGACTACATCGAGGCCCAGGCGCAGATCCAACTGGAGCGCCTGGGCCTCAACGTGCCGGCGTCACGCAAGGTCGAAGGCCTGAGCGTGGCGGCCCAGCAATTGGTGGAAATCGCCAAAGCCCTGACGCTGAAGGCCAGCCTGCTGATTCTCGACGAACCCACCGCCGCGCTGGGCGCCGAAGAAACCGAGCTGCTGTTCAAGCAGGTCGAACGGCTGAAAGCCGATGGTGTGTCGTTTATCTATATCAGCCACCGCCTGGAAGAAATCGCACGCATCGCCGACCGTGTACTGGTGTTGCGCGACGGGCGCCAGATCGCCCTGCACGCCAGCGCACAAGTGCCGGTGCGTGAGCTGGTGGAACAGATGGTCGGGCGCAGCCTGGAACGGATTTTCCCCACCTTGCAAGCGCCGCAGGACCCAGTGATGTTGCAGGTCAAAGACTTGAGTTGCCGTGAGTTTGCCCTGCACGGCATCGACTTCAGCGTGCGCGCCGGCGAAGTATTTGGCATTGCCGGGGTGGTCGGCGCTGGGCGTACGGAGCTGGTGCGTACCATTGCCGGCGCGGCCCAGGACATCCAAGGCCACATGGTGCTGGACGGCGAAGTGCGTCAGTTGCGCTCGCCCTTCGAGGCCATCCAGGCCGGTGTGGTGCTGGTGCCCGAAGACCGCAAGCAGCAAGGCGTGGTGGTGGAACATCGCATCGAAGACAACCTGATCTACGGCAACACCGACCTGCTGGATAAACGCGGCTGGGTGTTCCCTGCCGCGCTGCGTGAATTCGCCCGTACGGCGGTGGCGCGCCTCGGCGTGAAAGGCGCGCCACAGGCACGGATTTCCAGCTTGTCTGGCGGCAACCAGCAGAAAGTGATCATTGCCAAGTGGCTGGCGCGCAATCCCAAGGTGTTCATTCTGGACGAGCCGACGCGAGGCATCGACGTGGGTGCGCGGGCGGCGATTTATGAAGTGATCGCGGACCTGGCGGCCAAGGGCATGGCGGTGATTGTGGTCAGCTCCGACCTGGATGAAGTGCTGGGGCTTTCACACCGAGTGATGGTGATGAGCCGAGGCCGGCAGATGGGAATCCTGGAGCGCGGCGAGGCCACACCGGTGTCGGTGATGGAAATGGCCACCGCGTAACCCCCTCCCACATTGGATAGCGGCGATTTCAAATAACGGAGTAATTCATGCAGCTTTTTAGTCTTCAGGGCCAAGTGGCCTTTGTCACCGGCGCCGGCAGCGGCATCGGCCAAGCCATCGCGGTAGGTTTGGCCGAAGCCGGCGCCGATGTGGCGTGTTTTGACCTGCCCGGCAGCCCCGGTATCGCCAGCACCGTGGAACGTATCCAGGCCATTGGCCGTCGCGCCCTGGCCCTGAGCGGCACCGTCACCGAGCGCGCCGCGCTGGATGCTGCGGTAGCACGCACCGAACAAGAACTGGGCGAACTCAGCGTCGCGGTCAACTGCGCCGGCATCGCCAACGCCCAGGCCGCCGAGGACCTGGAGCTGCAACGCTGGCAGGCCACCCTGGACATCAACCTCACCGGCATCTTCCTTAGTTGCCAGGCCCAGGCCGCCGTGATGCTCCCGCGTGGCAAAGGCGCGATCGTCAATATCGCCTCCATGTCCGGCAGCATCGTCAATCGCGGCCTGTTGCAGGC
The genomic region above belongs to Pseudomonas sp. S35 and contains:
- a CDS encoding sugar ABC transporter ATP-binding protein, which produces MQAAALDTAHAEPVLCLRNISKAYGPVQVLSQVNVDIRPGEVLALLGENGAGKSTLSSIIAGLVQPEAGGSMTWLGAPYAPASPGAALSAGIGLIHQEIRLLPQLSIAENIFVGRLPMRHGRVDRDYIEAQAQIQLERLGLNVPASRKVEGLSVAAQQLVEIAKALTLKASLLILDEPTAALGAEETELLFKQVERLKADGVSFIYISHRLEEIARIADRVLVLRDGRQIALHASAQVPVRELVEQMVGRSLERIFPTLQAPQDPVMLQVKDLSCREFALHGIDFSVRAGEVFGIAGVVGAGRTELVRTIAGAAQDIQGHMVLDGEVRQLRSPFEAIQAGVVLVPEDRKQQGVVVEHRIEDNLIYGNTDLLDKRGWVFPAALREFARTAVARLGVKGAPQARISSLSGGNQQKVIIAKWLARNPKVFILDEPTRGIDVGARAAIYEVIADLAAKGMAVIVVSSDLDEVLGLSHRVMVMSRGRQMGILERGEATPVSVMEMATA
- a CDS encoding sugar ABC transporter substrate-binding protein, with the translated sequence MFSPKKLLIATALAAATLTATGTTWAKDLTIGLAVANLQADFFNQIKQSVEAEGKAKGIKVITVDAQGNSSTQVSQIEDLITRQIDVLIYIPAGATAAGVPVKAAKAAGIPVIAVDRNAPDAPGDTFIASDSVAGAKTLAEYVGKVTEGKGRIAILQGQLGTTPENDRAKGFEEGLKAFPDLKVVAQQPAEWAQDKGFAVAQDLLQRDPNITVFFGRADAMALGAAQAVKVGNLDHKVVVVGFDGDVAGLKAVESGVLNATMTQQTQKMGRLAVASAIDLKAGKAVPKEQLLPTVLTTKENVAPFLQQHP
- a CDS encoding SDR family oxidoreductase — encoded protein: MQLFSLQGQVAFVTGAGSGIGQAIAVGLAEAGADVACFDLPGSPGIASTVERIQAIGRRALALSGTVTERAALDAAVARTEQELGELSVAVNCAGIANAQAAEDLELQRWQATLDINLTGIFLSCQAQAAVMLPRGKGAIVNIASMSGSIVNRGLLQAHYNTSKAGVIHLSKSLAMEWADKGLRVNCISPGYTATPMNSRPEVADQVKIFEQTTPMGRMASVEEMVGPAIFLVSQASSFCTGVDLLVDGGFVCW
- a CDS encoding ABC transporter permease — encoded protein: MDAKAIVQHPAELKPPPRPRLVKLLPSNIGGPLIGLVLLVLVFSFSSEFFFSLRNGLNILDQVTVLGILAIGMTAVIVIGGIDLSVGSVLAFSMMMLGWLYQDQAVPLGFAIAISIATGMLAGLVSGGLITYAKLPPFIATLTMMSVARGLANILTEGRQIVGYPEWFTSLATVRHFGFLSATVGLFLVMLVVAWVFLRFRAGGRNLYAMGGSPEVARLSGIKVRAITLWVYAISGALAGIAAVTLAARLDSSQPSAGLSLELDAIAAVVIGGASLSGGVGSIGGTLVGVLIIGVLRNGLNLLGVSPFIQQVVIGVVIALAVTIDTLRRRSSTAR